In one Mycobacteroides chelonae genomic region, the following are encoded:
- the rsgA gene encoding ribosome small subunit-dependent GTPase A, which translates to MSPREYDESDARIRPGRRSRPRTKNRPDHADAVPAMVVTVDRGRWGCVLNNDPTEQVTAMRARELGRTPIVVGDTVSLVGDLSGRPDSLARIVRLEERRTVLRRTADDTDPFERVFVANADQLLIVVAVADPPPRTGLVERALIAAYAGGLIPILALTKTDLTDPDSFAAQFSDLDIQVIVAGRDAPLEPIMDVLTGRLTALLGHSGVGKSTLVNRLVPEADRATGEVTGVGKGRHTSTQSVALPLHPSGWVIDTPGIRSFGLAHIKPADVFAAFSDLSEAIEDCPRGCQHLGPPADPECALDELTGASAKRVIAVRQLLSVLTTA; encoded by the coding sequence TTGAGCCCACGCGAGTACGACGAGTCTGACGCCCGCATCCGGCCGGGCCGGCGCTCGCGGCCTCGCACCAAGAATCGTCCCGATCACGCCGACGCGGTGCCCGCGATGGTGGTCACCGTGGACCGCGGCCGCTGGGGGTGCGTGCTCAACAACGACCCCACCGAACAGGTGACCGCGATGCGTGCCCGTGAGCTCGGCCGCACTCCGATCGTGGTGGGCGATACCGTCAGCCTGGTGGGCGACCTGTCCGGCCGACCCGACTCGCTGGCACGCATCGTACGGCTGGAGGAACGGCGAACGGTGTTGCGCCGCACAGCCGATGACACTGATCCGTTTGAACGGGTCTTTGTGGCGAACGCCGATCAGTTGCTCATCGTGGTGGCGGTAGCCGATCCCCCGCCGCGCACCGGACTGGTGGAGCGTGCGCTCATCGCGGCGTACGCGGGAGGCCTCATTCCCATCCTGGCTCTCACCAAAACCGATCTCACAGATCCAGATTCGTTCGCAGCACAGTTCTCAGATCTCGATATTCAGGTCATCGTCGCGGGACGCGACGCGCCCCTGGAGCCCATCATGGATGTGCTGACCGGCCGTCTCACCGCGCTACTCGGCCACTCCGGGGTGGGTAAGTCAACTTTAGTCAATCGGCTTGTCCCCGAAGCCGACCGCGCGACGGGCGAGGTGACCGGCGTCGGCAAGGGCCGGCACACATCCACCCAATCGGTGGCCTTGCCGCTGCATCCATCGGGCTGGGTCATCGATACCCCGGGCATCAGGTCGTTCGGTCTGGCCCACATCAAGCCGGCAGACGTGTTCGCCGCATTCAGCGACCTGTCCGAGGCCATCGAGGACTGCCCGCGCGGCTGCCAGCATCTTGGCCCACCCGCAGACCCCGAGTGCGCCCTCGACGAGCTCACCGGCGCGTCCGCGAAACGAGTGATCGCGGTGCGACAGCTGCTCTCTGTGTTAACAACGGCCTAA
- a CDS encoding fatty acid desaturase family protein: MAISDIQEFAHLTEADVEALGNELDAIRRDVEESLGAADARYIRRTIAAQRALELSGRVLLTASKKRSAWWAGAVTLGVAKIVENMEIGHNVMHGQWDWMNDPEIHSSSWEWDMVDPASHWKQTHNYIHHKYTNVLGMDDDVGYGLLRITRDKKWTPFNLGNLVYNTLLMLLFEWGVGTQHLELGKVAQGRADKAEFRAKRDEALAKMGKQVAKDYVAFPALSALSPAGSYRKTVTANLLANVIRNIWSNAVIFCGHFPDGAEKFTKQDLENETQGQWYLRQMLGSANFDAGPAMAFMSGNLCHQIEHHLFPDLPSNRLSAVAVRVRELCDKYDLPYTSGPFLLQYGKAWRTIAKLSLPDKYLKYTADNAPETRSVKMFDELEPRERRGLKSAFAAVRERRRARRGANA, from the coding sequence ATGGCGATTTCGGATATCCAGGAATTCGCGCACCTCACCGAGGCTGATGTCGAGGCCCTCGGCAATGAGCTGGACGCGATCCGTCGGGATGTCGAGGAATCGCTCGGAGCCGCCGATGCACGGTATATCCGTCGCACCATCGCCGCCCAGCGTGCCCTGGAACTGAGTGGGCGTGTGCTGCTGACCGCGAGCAAGAAGCGGTCTGCCTGGTGGGCTGGAGCGGTGACGCTCGGGGTGGCCAAGATCGTCGAGAACATGGAGATCGGCCACAACGTCATGCACGGCCAGTGGGATTGGATGAACGATCCCGAGATCCACTCCTCCAGCTGGGAGTGGGACATGGTGGACCCGGCCTCGCACTGGAAGCAGACCCACAACTACATCCACCACAAGTACACCAATGTGCTGGGCATGGATGACGACGTGGGCTACGGTCTGCTGCGCATCACCCGCGACAAGAAGTGGACACCGTTCAACCTGGGCAACCTCGTCTACAACACGCTGTTGATGCTCCTCTTTGAATGGGGTGTTGGCACACAGCATTTGGAGCTCGGCAAGGTAGCCCAGGGGCGCGCCGACAAGGCGGAGTTCCGCGCCAAGCGTGACGAGGCGCTGGCCAAGATGGGCAAGCAGGTCGCCAAGGACTACGTGGCCTTCCCGGCGCTGAGCGCGCTCTCGCCCGCGGGAAGCTATCGCAAGACGGTGACCGCCAACCTGTTGGCCAACGTGATCCGCAACATCTGGTCCAACGCGGTCATCTTCTGCGGCCACTTCCCGGACGGTGCCGAGAAGTTCACCAAACAAGACCTGGAGAATGAGACACAGGGCCAGTGGTACCTGCGACAGATGTTGGGCAGCGCCAACTTTGACGCCGGTCCGGCGATGGCCTTCATGAGTGGCAACCTGTGCCACCAGATCGAGCACCATCTGTTCCCGGATCTGCCGAGTAACCGGCTCTCTGCGGTGGCGGTACGCGTGCGCGAGCTGTGCGACAAGTACGACCTGCCGTACACCTCCGGGCCGTTCCTGCTGCAGTACGGCAAGGCCTGGCGCACCATCGCCAAGCTGTCACTGCCGGACAAGTACCTGAAGTACACCGCGGACAATGCGCCGGAAACACGCAGCGTCAAGATGTTCGACGAGCTGGAGCCGCGCGAGCGGCGCGGTCTGAAGTCGGCGTTCGCGGCGGTACGTGAACGCAGAAGGGCGCGTCGCGGCGCCAACGCCTGA
- a CDS encoding ferredoxin reductase, producing MKLSSWLDASASGAPKSRHAAVNVLRGLASRITTPLLPDDYLSLANPLWSARELRGRVVSVHKETSDSATLEIKPGWGFHFDYHPGQYVGIGVLIDGRWRWRSYSLTSAPVHAGGSGRTITITVKAMPEGFLSTHLVNGLEPGTIVRLAAPQGNFVLDDPAPPAILFLTAGSGITPIMSMLRTLVRRSAAAELPLPDVVHLHSAPTEADVMFAGELAAFSEEHPSYHYRLRTTRTQGRLDLSTLASEVPDWAQRQTWACGPEGMLDDAQRVWADADLADLLHLERFAVSRAAPHGQGGLVTFARSGKQRAADAATSLMEAGEEAGVQMPFGCRMGICQTCVVSLLEGHARDLRNGAEHEPGSRIQTCVSAASGDCVLDV from the coding sequence GTGAAATTGTCTTCCTGGCTCGACGCGTCCGCCTCGGGTGCGCCCAAGTCGCGCCATGCCGCGGTAAACGTCTTGCGTGGCTTGGCTTCCCGCATCACCACCCCGCTGCTCCCGGACGACTATCTGAGTCTGGCCAATCCGCTGTGGTCGGCCCGGGAACTGCGCGGCCGCGTGGTCAGCGTGCACAAGGAGACGAGCGATTCGGCGACCCTGGAGATCAAGCCAGGCTGGGGCTTCCACTTCGACTATCACCCGGGTCAATACGTCGGGATCGGCGTGCTGATCGACGGACGGTGGCGTTGGCGGTCGTACTCGCTGACATCGGCGCCCGTGCACGCCGGTGGTTCGGGGCGCACCATCACCATCACCGTCAAGGCGATGCCCGAGGGATTTCTCTCGACACACCTGGTCAACGGCCTCGAGCCCGGCACGATCGTGCGACTGGCGGCCCCTCAGGGGAACTTCGTGCTGGACGACCCCGCGCCACCGGCGATCTTGTTCCTCACCGCGGGTAGCGGCATCACCCCGATCATGTCGATGCTGCGTACGTTGGTACGCCGGTCGGCGGCGGCTGAGTTACCCCTGCCGGATGTCGTGCACCTGCACTCGGCGCCCACCGAGGCCGACGTGATGTTCGCCGGTGAGCTCGCCGCGTTCTCCGAGGAGCACCCGTCGTACCACTACCGTCTGCGGACGACGAGAACGCAGGGACGTCTGGACCTTTCAACACTGGCCTCGGAGGTGCCGGACTGGGCGCAGCGCCAGACGTGGGCGTGCGGTCCGGAAGGCATGCTCGACGACGCGCAGCGGGTATGGGCCGACGCCGATCTTGCCGATCTACTGCACCTGGAGCGATTCGCGGTATCGCGGGCCGCGCCCCACGGGCAGGGTGGTCTGGTCACCTTCGCGCGCAGCGGTAAGCAGCGCGCGGCCGATGCGGCGACCTCGCTGATGGAGGCCGGGGAGGAAGCCGGGGTGCAGATGCCCTTCGGGTGCCGCATGGGGATCTGTCAGACCTGTGTGGTGTCACTGCTGGAAGGGCACGCGCGCGACCTGCGAAATGGTGCCGAGCACGAGCCGGGATCGCGCATTCAGACCTGCGTTTCCGCAGCCTCGGGGGATTGCGTGCTCGACGTATGA
- a CDS encoding DUF6912 family protein, which translates to MQVYIPVTLAMLRELVADGELWPVNGTAFAVTPALREAYSAGDDEELSEVAMREAAMASLRLLANHDGENQLPARRAVLVADADDAKLRPDLDDAVVRLAGAVPISAVVAAHVDLAQAESDVVRAAEVIDAADLGDEDAELVVGDAQDHDLAWYATQELPFLLDLL; encoded by the coding sequence ATGCAGGTTTATATCCCGGTGACGCTCGCGATGCTGCGTGAACTGGTGGCCGATGGCGAGCTCTGGCCGGTGAACGGCACTGCTTTCGCGGTGACACCGGCGCTGCGTGAGGCCTACTCCGCGGGTGATGACGAGGAGCTGTCCGAGGTGGCGATGCGTGAGGCGGCGATGGCCTCGCTGCGGCTGCTGGCCAATCATGACGGCGAGAACCAATTGCCGGCCCGGCGGGCGGTGCTGGTGGCCGACGCCGACGATGCCAAGCTGCGTCCGGACCTGGACGATGCGGTGGTGCGGCTGGCGGGCGCGGTACCGATATCCGCGGTGGTGGCCGCGCACGTCGACCTGGCGCAGGCTGAGTCCGATGTGGTGCGCGCGGCCGAGGTGATCGATGCCGCAGACCTGGGCGATGAGGATGCCGAGCTGGTGGTCGGGGACGCTCAAGACCACGATCTAGCCTGGTACGCGACTCAAGAACTACCGTTCCTGCTCGACCTGCTGTAG
- a CDS encoding WS/DGAT/MGAT family O-acyltransferase — MVTRLSALDASFYSREDSSTPMHVGSLAIIRKPRGGFTYEELLALVESRLPQVPRYRQKVKEIGFGLARPVWLDDVDFDVTYHIRRSALPSPGSDGQLQDLVARLTSRPLDRSRPLWEMYLVEGLSKNRLAIYTKTHQALVDGQSALELGQVMFDRTARTPDFGEDIWVPGHEPSTNELIAGAVSEWLARPGARLEAVRTAVADAASLTGEIGELGERMVKVVRTAARGTAPRGPLNQRVSRSRRFSVVTTKLADYRRVRAKYDCDVNDVVLAVVAGALRNWLMSRGEPVTTASTIRAIVPMSVYRDGDLDVLAEGAATTEVSPFLVDLPVGEGNAVVRLSQIAHATESHSAAFSLVDVPNMAALSGFVPPTLHALAARVATTLPNRLFNLLVTNVPGPQAPMYLGGARLAEIYPVPPLLRNQVLSIGLTSYNGVVYYGINADRDAMPDADMLPVLITEALDELLEAAQ; from the coding sequence GTGGTGACCCGGTTGTCCGCGCTCGACGCATCGTTCTACTCCCGCGAGGACAGCTCTACCCCGATGCATGTCGGCTCGTTGGCGATCATCCGCAAGCCCCGCGGCGGCTTCACGTATGAGGAGCTTCTCGCGCTGGTGGAGAGCCGATTGCCGCAAGTTCCGCGCTATCGGCAGAAGGTCAAGGAGATCGGGTTCGGGCTGGCTCGGCCGGTCTGGCTCGACGATGTCGATTTCGACGTCACCTACCACATCCGGCGCTCGGCACTACCGTCGCCGGGAAGTGATGGTCAGTTGCAAGACCTGGTGGCGCGCTTGACATCTCGCCCACTGGATCGATCGCGGCCATTGTGGGAGATGTACCTGGTGGAGGGGTTGTCCAAAAACCGCCTGGCCATCTACACCAAGACACATCAGGCCCTGGTGGATGGCCAATCCGCACTGGAACTCGGGCAGGTCATGTTCGACCGGACGGCCCGCACGCCGGACTTCGGGGAGGACATCTGGGTTCCCGGGCATGAACCGAGTACGAACGAGCTGATCGCCGGCGCTGTTTCGGAATGGTTGGCGCGTCCCGGTGCCCGTCTGGAGGCGGTGCGCACCGCGGTCGCCGATGCCGCATCACTGACGGGCGAGATCGGTGAGCTGGGGGAGCGGATGGTCAAGGTGGTGCGCACCGCGGCTCGCGGTACCGCACCGCGCGGCCCGCTCAACCAGCGCGTGTCGCGCAGCAGGCGGTTCAGCGTGGTGACCACCAAACTGGCCGACTATCGGCGGGTGCGCGCCAAGTACGATTGCGATGTCAACGACGTGGTCTTGGCGGTAGTCGCTGGGGCGCTGCGTAATTGGCTGATGAGCAGGGGGGAGCCGGTCACCACTGCCTCCACGATTCGCGCGATAGTGCCGATGTCGGTGTACCGGGACGGGGATCTGGATGTCCTCGCCGAGGGGGCCGCCACCACCGAGGTGTCACCATTTCTCGTAGATCTCCCGGTCGGGGAGGGTAACGCCGTGGTGCGGCTGTCTCAGATCGCGCATGCCACCGAATCGCACTCTGCCGCATTTAGTTTGGTGGACGTGCCGAACATGGCCGCGCTCTCGGGATTCGTGCCGCCGACCCTGCATGCACTGGCGGCCCGCGTCGCGACCACCCTGCCCAATCGGTTGTTCAATCTGTTGGTCACGAATGTTCCTGGGCCGCAAGCGCCGATGTACCTCGGCGGTGCGCGCTTGGCGGAGATCTACCCGGTACCTCCCTTGTTGCGCAATCAGGTGTTGTCGATCGGGCTGACTTCTTACAACGGCGTTGTGTACTACGGGATCAATGCTGATCGCGACGCGATGCCCGATGCCGACATGCTCCCGGTGTTGATCACCGAGGCGCTCGATGAACTGCTGGAGGCGGCGCAGTAA
- a CDS encoding Rv3235 family protein, with translation MSHRYVTRVADYEPAPVLASLPPACQTPRPARLHQSRTRPAGIERQTHLREQSPPPQAIAFADAAMRRVLEVMDRRRPVTQLRPLLGDGPLSAVMARSSRTPVTATARLSKIRVRRCADDAAEIFGTFERGGRIRAFAGRIQSVRGSWLVVALQLG, from the coding sequence ATGTCTCATCGCTATGTCACTCGGGTGGCCGACTACGAACCGGCGCCGGTGCTGGCCAGCCTGCCGCCGGCCTGTCAGACACCACGTCCAGCGAGGTTGCACCAATCACGGACTCGGCCAGCGGGTATCGAGCGTCAAACACATCTGCGCGAACAGTCTCCGCCGCCCCAGGCGATTGCGTTCGCCGATGCCGCAATGCGCCGCGTGCTGGAAGTCATGGACCGGCGCCGTCCGGTCACTCAGCTGCGCCCGCTGCTGGGTGACGGGCCACTGTCCGCGGTGATGGCACGCTCCTCGCGGACCCCGGTCACCGCCACTGCCCGGTTGTCGAAGATTCGGGTGCGCCGCTGCGCGGACGACGCCGCAGAGATATTCGGGACATTCGAGCGCGGCGGACGCATCAGGGCGTTCGCCGGCCGCATCCAGTCCGTACGGGGCAGCTGGCTGGTGGTCGCGTTGCAGCTCGGCTGA
- the secA gene encoding preprotein translocase subunit SecA encodes MLSKLLRLGEGRMVKRLKGVADYVNTLSDDVEKLSDAELQAKTDEFKKRLEKGETLDDLMPEAFAVAREASWRVLSQRHFDVQIMGGAALHAGNVAEMKTGEGKTLTCVLPAYLNALAGKGVHVVTVNDYLAKRDSEWMGRVHRFLGLEVGVILSQMTPTERRDAYNADITYGTNNEFGFDYLRDNMTHSLDELVQRGHAFAIVDEVDSILIDEARTPLIISGPADGASNWYTEFARIVPLMDKDTHYEVDIRKRTIGVHELGVEFVEDQLGIDNLYEAANSPLVSYLNNAIKAKELFNRDKDYIVRDGEVLIVDEFTGRVLLGRRYNEGMHQAIEAKERVEIKAENQTLATITLQNYFRLYDKLAGMTGTAQTEAAELHEIYKLGVVSIPTNRPMVRKDQSDLIYKTEEAKYIAVVDDVVERYEAGQPVLIGTTSVERSEYLSRQFTKRRIPHNVLNAKYHEQEARIIAEAGRRGAITVATNMAGRGTDIVLGGNPDFLADTHLREQGLDPVETPDEYQDAWDATLQKFKDAAETEAKEVQEAGGLYVLGTERHESRRIDNQLRGRSGRQGDPGESRFYLSLGDELMRRFNGAALETILTRMNVPDDVPIEAKMVTSAIKSAQTQVEQQNFEVRKNVLKYDEVMNQQRKVIYAERRRILEGEDLQPQIEEMITDTIAAYVDGATADGYHEDWDFEALWTALKTLYPVSIKPEELIASDTYGEADELSPADLKAALLDDAKRAYKAREAEIDGLAGEGSMRQLERNILLSVIDRKWREHLYEMDYLKEGIGLRAMAQRDPLVEYQREGYDMFTAMLDGLKEESVGFLFNINVEVQQPADGTVAPQPAPEGLAEFTSAAAQAAQGELRAKGLDESTPELTYSGPAEDGSAQSRHEGGGASASGGGTRRERREAARNAGRTSKPAKSRRKR; translated from the coding sequence GTGCTGTCGAAGTTGCTGCGCCTTGGTGAAGGTCGCATGGTCAAGCGTCTTAAGGGCGTGGCCGATTACGTCAACACCCTGTCCGATGACGTCGAAAAGCTCTCCGATGCCGAGCTGCAGGCCAAGACCGACGAGTTCAAGAAACGCCTGGAAAAGGGCGAAACCCTCGACGACCTGATGCCGGAGGCATTCGCGGTCGCCCGCGAGGCGTCCTGGCGGGTGCTGAGTCAGCGGCACTTCGACGTGCAGATCATGGGTGGCGCCGCACTGCATGCGGGCAATGTCGCCGAGATGAAAACCGGTGAAGGCAAGACCCTCACCTGCGTGCTTCCTGCATATCTCAACGCCCTGGCCGGTAAGGGTGTGCACGTCGTCACCGTCAACGACTACCTGGCCAAGCGCGACTCGGAGTGGATGGGCCGCGTGCACCGCTTCCTGGGTCTTGAGGTGGGCGTGATCCTCTCGCAGATGACCCCGACAGAGCGCCGCGACGCCTACAACGCCGACATCACCTACGGCACCAACAACGAGTTCGGCTTCGACTATCTGCGCGACAACATGACCCATTCGCTCGACGAGTTGGTGCAGCGCGGGCACGCCTTCGCCATCGTCGACGAGGTCGACTCGATCCTGATCGACGAGGCCCGGACCCCGCTGATCATCTCGGGCCCGGCCGACGGCGCATCCAACTGGTACACCGAGTTCGCGCGGATCGTGCCGCTGATGGACAAGGACACCCATTACGAGGTGGACATCCGCAAGCGCACCATCGGTGTGCACGAGCTGGGTGTGGAATTCGTCGAGGACCAGCTGGGCATCGACAACCTGTATGAGGCCGCCAACTCGCCGTTGGTGAGCTACCTCAACAACGCCATCAAGGCCAAGGAACTGTTCAACCGGGACAAGGACTACATCGTCCGCGACGGCGAGGTGCTGATCGTCGACGAGTTCACCGGTCGCGTGCTGTTGGGCCGCCGCTACAACGAGGGCATGCACCAGGCCATCGAGGCCAAGGAGCGGGTAGAGATCAAGGCCGAGAACCAGACGCTGGCCACGATCACCCTGCAGAACTACTTCCGCCTCTACGACAAGCTCGCCGGCATGACCGGAACCGCGCAGACCGAGGCGGCCGAGCTGCACGAGATCTACAAGCTGGGCGTGGTGTCGATCCCCACGAACCGGCCGATGGTCCGCAAGGACCAGTCCGACCTCATCTACAAGACCGAGGAAGCCAAGTACATCGCCGTCGTCGACGACGTGGTGGAGCGGTACGAGGCCGGCCAGCCCGTCCTGATCGGTACCACGAGTGTTGAGCGCTCCGAGTACCTTTCACGGCAGTTCACCAAGCGTCGGATTCCGCACAACGTCCTCAACGCCAAGTACCACGAGCAGGAAGCCCGCATCATCGCCGAGGCTGGGCGCCGTGGAGCCATCACGGTGGCCACCAACATGGCCGGTCGCGGCACCGACATCGTGCTGGGTGGTAACCCGGACTTCTTGGCGGATACGCATCTTCGCGAACAGGGCCTGGACCCGGTGGAGACCCCGGACGAGTACCAGGACGCCTGGGATGCGACGTTGCAGAAGTTCAAGGACGCCGCCGAGACCGAGGCCAAGGAGGTGCAGGAGGCCGGCGGCCTGTACGTGCTGGGTACCGAGCGCCACGAGTCGCGGCGTATCGACAACCAGCTGCGCGGACGTTCCGGACGTCAGGGCGATCCGGGCGAGTCCCGCTTCTACCTCTCGCTGGGTGATGAATTGATGCGGCGCTTCAATGGTGCTGCGCTGGAAACGATTCTGACGCGCATGAACGTTCCCGATGATGTGCCGATCGAAGCCAAGATGGTGACCAGCGCCATCAAGAGTGCGCAGACCCAGGTCGAGCAACAGAACTTCGAGGTCCGCAAGAACGTCCTCAAGTACGACGAGGTGATGAACCAGCAGCGCAAGGTCATCTATGCCGAGCGTCGCCGCATCCTGGAGGGTGAGGATCTGCAGCCGCAGATCGAGGAGATGATCACCGACACCATCGCCGCCTACGTAGACGGCGCCACGGCCGACGGCTATCACGAGGACTGGGACTTCGAAGCGCTGTGGACCGCGCTCAAGACGCTGTACCCGGTAAGCATCAAGCCCGAAGAACTCATCGCGTCCGATACGTATGGGGAAGCCGACGAGTTGAGCCCCGCGGACCTCAAAGCGGCATTGCTCGATGACGCCAAAAGGGCTTACAAGGCAAGGGAAGCCGAGATCGACGGGCTGGCCGGCGAGGGATCGATGCGTCAGCTGGAGCGCAACATCTTGCTCAGCGTGATCGACCGCAAGTGGCGTGAGCATCTCTACGAGATGGATTACCTCAAGGAGGGCATCGGCCTGCGGGCGATGGCGCAGCGTGATCCGCTGGTGGAGTACCAGCGTGAGGGCTACGACATGTTCACCGCCATGCTCGACGGCCTCAAGGAGGAGTCGGTTGGCTTCCTGTTCAACATCAACGTCGAGGTCCAGCAGCCGGCCGACGGAACGGTCGCTCCGCAGCCGGCGCCGGAAGGGCTAGCCGAGTTCACTTCCGCCGCAGCGCAAGCAGCGCAAGGGGAGTTGCGTGCCAAGGGGCTTGATGAGTCGACGCCAGAGCTGACGTACTCGGGTCCGGCAGAAGACGGCTCGGCGCAGTCCCGGCACGAAGGCGGCGGCGCCTCGGCCTCGGGCGGCGGCACGCGGCGCGAGCGCAGGGAAGCGGCGCGCAACGCGGGACGCACCTCTAAGCCGGCGAAGTCGCGCCGCAAGCGGTAG
- a CDS encoding PaaI family thioesterase, with the protein MRYPTAISRYLEFEIVAVEAGSATVRVAADPSRHGNQQGTVHGGFLVELADAAIGTAHSTLMQPGETFTSIDIRAAFLRPVWEDTLIAIARSAHSGRTITHYTCEVTRGDGKAVATVTSTVMTLRGDRAAGR; encoded by the coding sequence ATGCGGTACCCGACTGCCATCTCGCGATATCTCGAGTTCGAGATCGTTGCCGTCGAGGCCGGCTCGGCAACCGTGCGGGTGGCGGCCGATCCATCCCGGCACGGGAATCAGCAGGGCACCGTGCACGGCGGATTCTTGGTGGAGCTGGCCGATGCCGCCATCGGAACCGCGCATTCCACCCTGATGCAGCCGGGGGAGACGTTCACCAGCATCGACATCCGCGCGGCATTCCTGCGGCCAGTCTGGGAGGACACCCTGATCGCCATTGCACGCTCCGCACACTCGGGGCGGACCATCACGCACTACACCTGTGAGGTGACCCGAGGCGACGGCAAGGCAGTGGCCACGGTGACCAGCACCGTCATGACGCTGCGCGGTGACCGGGCGGCCGGGCGATAG
- a CDS encoding PLP-dependent aminotransferase family protein, producing MRIHRHATVADEIAGQIRTGTLSAGTRLPTHRALAGRYGIAVATASRVYRDLTAAGLVVGEPGRGTFVRDLSGFAGVEPARVAAKQRAADLSFNQPLSRGQDDQLRQALRALAAEGDLTSLLHQQPPGGRDRDCAAIATYLLDRGIDVAPDRVLISGGAQQGLDTVLAAIATPRTIVAADALTYPGIKLLATARRLELAPVQTGTTGMDLDYLEWLCGRRPISALYLIPTLHNPLGYTLSTSARERVATLADRHDFHIIEDATYAFLDPGAPSPVQTIAPERTFYVGSMSKNLASGLRIGYIVTPPAHRPDVIRALRATSWGASTIASALTTRWLTDGTVTRLEELRRADARRRQSIARTELAGLIYHAHPGSYSGWLVLPEHARNDVMARDLADVGIMVSTADAFSTAPHAPNALRLALATPEPPDLAAALRQICAATRQALPI from the coding sequence GTGCGCATTCACCGTCACGCCACGGTCGCCGACGAGATCGCCGGACAGATTCGGACCGGAACGCTTTCCGCGGGCACGCGGTTGCCCACCCACCGCGCACTGGCGGGCCGGTACGGGATCGCGGTGGCGACGGCGAGCAGGGTGTACCGCGACCTGACGGCCGCCGGCCTCGTCGTCGGGGAGCCTGGCCGGGGCACCTTTGTGCGGGACCTCAGCGGTTTCGCGGGAGTAGAGCCCGCCCGCGTGGCAGCGAAACAGCGTGCGGCGGACCTTTCCTTCAATCAGCCGTTATCCCGCGGCCAGGACGATCAACTGCGGCAGGCTCTACGCGCGTTGGCGGCCGAGGGCGATCTGACAAGCCTGCTGCATCAGCAGCCTCCCGGCGGCCGAGATCGTGACTGTGCCGCGATCGCCACCTACTTACTTGACCGCGGCATCGACGTCGCGCCGGACCGCGTCCTGATATCCGGCGGCGCCCAGCAGGGTTTGGACACCGTTCTGGCTGCGATAGCCACACCCCGCACGATTGTCGCCGCCGACGCATTGACCTATCCAGGCATCAAGCTGCTGGCCACCGCACGACGCCTCGAGCTGGCACCGGTCCAGACCGGCACCACCGGGATGGACCTCGACTACCTCGAATGGCTGTGTGGCAGGCGACCCATTTCCGCGCTGTATCTCATTCCCACACTGCACAATCCGTTGGGATACACACTGAGCACCAGCGCGCGTGAGCGCGTCGCGACGTTGGCCGATCGGCACGATTTCCACATCATCGAGGATGCGACCTACGCGTTTCTGGATCCGGGTGCGCCGTCCCCGGTGCAAACCATCGCACCCGAGCGGACGTTCTACGTGGGAAGCATGTCCAAGAATCTCGCCTCCGGGCTGCGGATCGGATACATCGTCACGCCGCCTGCCCATCGCCCCGATGTGATCCGGGCGCTGCGCGCGACGAGCTGGGGCGCCTCGACCATCGCCAGCGCACTGACCACCCGCTGGCTGACCGACGGCACCGTCACACGGTTAGAAGAACTGCGGCGCGCGGATGCCCGTCGGCGGCAGTCGATCGCCCGCACCGAACTCGCGGGCCTGATCTATCACGCGCATCCCGGTTCGTATTCGGGCTGGCTCGTGCTCCCCGAGCACGCACGCAACGACGTGATGGCGCGTGACCTCGCCGACGTGGGGATCATGGTGTCGACTGCCGATGCGTTCTCGACAGCGCCGCACGCGCCGAATGCGCTCCGCCTGGCCTTGGCCACCCCCGAACCGCCCGATCTCGCCGCGGCGTTACGGCAGATCTGTGCCGCGACACGACAAGCACTCCCGATATGA